ACTGTTGTGCCTGACGCAGGCGCCCGCCGAGGAACAGGCATTTCTCCCGGGCTCGCGCGCAAAGCCCGGCAATCCGACGACCCAGTGGCGACTCCGGTAACAGGACCGGTGTCGGTGGTGTGTAGGGCAACGGCAGGAAACCACCGCCCTCCTTGCGGATTTTCAGCAGTGGCAGGCAGATCGAATCGGCCTTGTTCAGTTGCGTGCACAGACGCGGATTGGGTCGCCACACCGTGATCGATTCGGGAAATTCACCACTGGTGAGGTCCGGCAGCGCTTCGCCGACCACCGATTGCAATCGCCCTTTGAGCGGCAGCAATTGACCGGCACGCCACAACGGACTGATCGCCAGGTACACGGTGACAGTCGCATCGTCGGTTTCGTTGATCGACGGGCCGACATCCAGCTCCAGTGCAGGCCCGACACCCGCCTGCAGATTGACCGGCAAACCGTCGGGCATCGTCCCTTGCAACGACATCACGCGCACCACCCCGGCACTCATCGCCGAAGGGTCGAACTCCATGTGGCTGACACCAAAGAACCACGGATTGCACGCCTGGGCCAGATGCGCGCCGAGCGCTTCGGCCCGCAGGCCCTGCAACTGAAAATGCTGTGGCAACAGTTGCATGCCTTCATGCCAGCAGACCGCGTCAGGTAGCAGACTCATACGACTCCCTTCGACTGCACCGCGAACCGGCGGCGGACGGTGTGTTTCAGTTTTCCTTGCTGACCAGGCTCATCTCGCGGCTATCGAACTTGAGCCATGCATCGCTCTGATCATCCAGCCGCAAGCGGTGCGCTCCGGGTGTGTTATAGCTGGCGAAGACTAAAAGTCCAGCCGCCCGCTTGCCCCCCAGCGGGAAGGGTTGGCGGTCGAT
The sequence above is a segment of the Pseudomonas sp. HS6 genome. Coding sequences within it:
- the tssK gene encoding type VI secretion system baseplate subunit TssK, whose amino-acid sequence is MSLLPDAVCWHEGMQLLPQHFQLQGLRAEALGAHLAQACNPWFFGVSHMEFDPSAMSAGVVRVMSLQGTMPDGLPVNLQAGVGPALELDVGPSINETDDATVTVYLAISPLWRAGQLLPLKGRLQSVVGEALPDLTSGEFPESITVWRPNPRLCTQLNKADSICLPLLKIRKEGGGFLPLPYTPPTPVLLPESPLGRRIAGLCARAREKCLFLGGRLRQAQQSGNQDDALEIRRQLTALWTRLPEVEGSLNSRIAPPQGLYVQLLGLAGAWSALDPLAGVPSFAPLDFFELQRGYEPLLDWLETTLELIRAGYRSIAFERTEHSFSIQLPDEQPSQRLVIGLRMPNGASEQAAGEWLRGAIIASAPHIALLSRQRMSGLMHQAMSRNEQVAYSVGDDTRLFVVTAEGNWFDAQLPLMIAAPATRLTSSPWQVVLFVAQNSESA